The Flavobacterium sp. HJ-32-4 genome contains a region encoding:
- a CDS encoding carboxypeptidase-like regulatory domain-containing protein — MMRWCLFVWGWMSVAAFGQTVTGKVIEAGSGAPVPYTSIGVVGRNIGTVSGSDGSFSLSLPEGVDGTLRISALGYVSFEASVADFRKRGDNTIIQLKPDVKALREVTVRHFANADEWGNTRISRKEKVDAGFVNNKLGNELGMVIKARQKPVKLMKFKAQVAYNRYEEMRFRLNVYAMKDGLPGESLLTDNIIVTSTIRKGVLEVDLSDYGIVAEGDFFISLEWIEDLGEGGLHFYADYSGPKIITRAAAQGKWNEQDDLSFAFTVSVRY; from the coding sequence ATGATGCGATGGTGTTTGTTTGTATGGGGATGGATGTCGGTAGCCGCTTTTGGCCAAACCGTCACCGGGAAAGTGATAGAAGCGGGTTCGGGCGCGCCGGTACCCTATACCAGTATTGGGGTCGTCGGACGCAATATCGGAACGGTTTCCGGTAGCGACGGATCGTTTTCGCTCTCCCTTCCGGAAGGCGTCGACGGCACGCTACGGATTTCCGCCTTGGGATATGTATCGTTCGAAGCATCGGTAGCCGACTTCCGCAAACGCGGTGACAACACCATTATCCAACTAAAACCCGATGTAAAAGCGCTCCGGGAAGTGACCGTACGCCACTTCGCGAACGCCGACGAGTGGGGCAACACGCGCATTTCTCGAAAAGAGAAGGTCGACGCCGGTTTCGTCAACAACAAACTAGGCAATGAACTCGGTATGGTCATCAAAGCACGGCAAAAACCCGTCAAACTGATGAAGTTCAAGGCCCAGGTCGCCTATAACCGGTATGAAGAAATGCGGTTCCGCCTGAATGTGTATGCCATGAAAGACGGCCTGCCGGGCGAATCATTGCTGACCGACAACATCATCGTAACAAGTACCATCCGCAAGGGCGTATTGGAAGTCGATTTATCGGATTACGGCATCGTGGCGGAAGGGGATTTCTTTATCTCCCTGGAATGGATTGAGGACTTGGGAGAAGGCGGACTCCACTTTTACGCCGATTATTCCGGACCCAAAATCATCACCCGGGCCGCCGCACAGGGCAAATGGAACGAACAGGACGACCTGAGTTTCGCCTTTACCGTTTCGGTGCGCTATTAG
- a CDS encoding sensor histidine kinase KdpD, which produces MKLVTRTSLYYLVSGIPVMIISGFVCYKIATEEIRENSDLLLGHVRHQVEGLIKRKDTASLHSLLRSGEAYVRRIPKVEEPTVTFSDTLIADPADPGEDELNVNRMITADVNIRNQGYRIKVWRTTMQSGQLVLGISAAVLTVLLFLCGIYFILNYYTSQWLWRPFYRALDNLRGFRASEGETPVFVDSKITEFKELNASLEQMMQTMVADYGRQKKFSEAVSHEIQTPLAVIKSKIDILIQSPDLTDKMAPLVASIDDACSKLIRMSRSLILLTRIENKQFPASDGVSFLKKIKSALALFDDHLKEKGLSLKVEEKGDFQLTANADLCLVLVNNLVQNAIRYNYPGGSIDVTVEENLFQIANTGPSVALRKEGLFKRFNKNAEVKDSIGLGLSIAAEIANASGLVLRYDFEDGLHVFRLTRAD; this is translated from the coding sequence ATGAAACTCGTAACGCGCACCAGTCTGTATTACCTTGTGTCGGGCATCCCGGTGATGATCATTTCGGGCTTCGTCTGCTATAAAATTGCGACGGAGGAAATACGGGAAAACAGCGACCTTTTGCTCGGTCACGTGCGGCACCAGGTGGAAGGACTGATAAAAAGGAAGGATACCGCTTCGTTACATTCTCTTCTACGCAGCGGCGAAGCCTATGTGCGCCGGATACCCAAGGTGGAGGAGCCCACCGTCACCTTTTCCGATACGTTGATTGCCGATCCGGCCGATCCGGGTGAAGACGAACTGAACGTCAACCGGATGATCACGGCCGACGTCAACATCCGAAACCAGGGCTATCGCATCAAGGTATGGCGCACGACGATGCAGTCGGGTCAATTGGTGCTGGGCATTTCCGCGGCGGTGCTGACGGTGCTGTTGTTTCTCTGCGGAATTTATTTCATCCTGAATTACTATACCTCACAATGGCTCTGGCGACCGTTCTACCGCGCGCTCGACAACCTTCGCGGTTTCCGGGCGAGTGAAGGCGAAACACCGGTCTTTGTCGACAGCAAGATTACGGAGTTCAAAGAACTGAACGCTTCACTCGAGCAAATGATGCAGACGATGGTAGCCGATTATGGCCGCCAGAAAAAGTTTTCGGAAGCGGTTTCACATGAAATCCAAACGCCGTTGGCGGTAATCAAGTCAAAAATCGATATCCTGATCCAGTCGCCCGACCTCACCGACAAGATGGCACCCCTCGTGGCCAGTATCGATGATGCGTGCTCGAAACTCATCCGGATGAGCCGTTCGCTTATTTTGCTGACGCGGATCGAAAACAAGCAGTTTCCGGCTTCGGACGGGGTTTCCTTCCTAAAGAAAATAAAGAGCGCGCTCGCCCTGTTCGATGACCACCTGAAAGAGAAAGGACTCTCCCTTAAAGTGGAAGAAAAAGGCGATTTCCAATTGACGGCCAATGCCGACCTGTGCCTGGTGCTCGTCAATAACCTCGTGCAAAATGCCATCCGGTATAACTATCCGGGCGGTTCGATTGACGTAACGGTCGAGGAAAACCTTTTCCAGATCGCCAATACCGGGCCGTCCGTAGCGCTGCGGAAAGAAGGACTCTTCAAACGCTTCAATAAGAATGCGGAGGTCAAAGACTCGATTGGCCTCGGGCTTTCCATTGCGGCTGAGATCGCGAACGCGAGCGGTTTGGTGTTGCGCTACGATTTTGAAGACGGCCTGCACGTGTTTCGCCTGACGCGGGCCGACTGA